In Cupriavidus taiwanensis, the following are encoded in one genomic region:
- a CDS encoding SDR family oxidoreductase, with product MRLTNKVAIVTGGGSGFGEGIAHTFAREGANVVVADLREDAAERVAAAIRDAGGRARAVRADVSREADTEAMREAALATFGDVHIVVNNAGTTHRNKPVLEVTEDEFDRVYAVNVKSIYWSARAFVPHFRRRGGGVFVNIASTAGIRPRPGLVWYNGSKGAVITASKAMAAELGPDNIRVNCVNPVIGATALLEEFMGMPDTPENRAKFLATIPMGRMSTPQDVANACLYLASDEAAFITGTCIEVDGGRCV from the coding sequence ATGAGACTCACCAACAAGGTAGCGATCGTCACCGGCGGCGGTTCCGGCTTCGGCGAAGGCATTGCCCACACCTTTGCGCGCGAAGGCGCCAACGTGGTGGTGGCCGACCTGCGCGAGGATGCCGCCGAGCGCGTTGCCGCGGCGATCCGCGACGCCGGCGGGCGTGCCCGCGCGGTGCGCGCCGATGTCTCGCGCGAGGCCGATACCGAGGCCATGCGCGAGGCCGCGCTGGCCACCTTCGGCGACGTTCATATCGTCGTCAACAACGCCGGCACCACCCATCGCAACAAGCCCGTCCTTGAAGTCACCGAGGACGAGTTCGACCGCGTCTACGCCGTCAACGTCAAGAGCATCTACTGGTCGGCGCGCGCCTTTGTCCCGCATTTCCGCCGGCGCGGCGGCGGCGTGTTCGTCAATATCGCCTCCACCGCCGGCATCCGCCCGCGTCCCGGGCTGGTCTGGTACAACGGCAGCAAGGGCGCGGTAATCACCGCCAGCAAGGCCATGGCCGCCGAGCTGGGACCGGACAATATCCGCGTCAACTGCGTCAATCCGGTAATCGGCGCCACCGCGCTGCTCGAAGAATTCATGGGCATGCCCGACACGCCCGAGAACCGCGCGAAGTTCCTCGCCACCATCCCGATGGGCCGCATGTCGACGCCGCAGGACGTGGCCAACGCCTGCCTGTACCTGGCGTCGGACGAAGCCGCCTTTATCACCGGCACCTGCATCGAAGTGGACGGCGGCCGCTGCGTCTGA
- a CDS encoding aldehyde dehydrogenase family protein, translating into MHAQHFVANRLIAPDNGLRIKVFDPSNGEPFAEIARGNATDINVAVHAARQAAEGAWGQMAPAERVRLLNRVAVVLIAHEEELAALEARDTGKPLRQARADARAVARYFEFYAGAVDKLHGQTIPYNPGYTVLTVREPHGVTGHIIPWNYPLQIFGRSVGAALAAGNACVVKPAEDACLSLLRVAEIAAEAGLPEGALNIITGYGHEAGAALARHPGIHHISFTGSPQTGKLVSQLAAENHVPVTLELGGKSPQIVFADADLDAVVPVVVNGIVQNAGQTCSAGSRLLVERPVYDALLDRLASVFESLRVGPSELDLECGPLISRKQQQRVWDFVSDAQHAGVAVMAQGQIVAEAPEAGYYQVPMLFRDVPPAHRLAQEEVFGPLLAAMPFDTEAEAIALANGTPYGLVAGVWTRDGGRQLRLAHKLRAGQVFINNYGAGGGVELPFGGSGQSGYGREKGFEALYGFTTLKTIAIQHG; encoded by the coding sequence ATGCACGCCCAGCACTTCGTCGCCAACCGCCTGATCGCGCCCGACAACGGCCTGCGCATCAAGGTGTTCGATCCGTCCAACGGCGAGCCGTTCGCCGAGATCGCGCGCGGCAACGCCACCGATATCAATGTCGCCGTCCATGCCGCGCGCCAGGCCGCCGAAGGCGCCTGGGGCCAGATGGCCCCGGCCGAGCGGGTGCGCCTGCTCAACCGCGTCGCCGTGGTGCTGATCGCCCACGAAGAAGAGCTGGCCGCGCTCGAGGCCCGCGACACCGGCAAGCCGCTGCGCCAGGCGCGCGCAGACGCCCGCGCGGTGGCGCGCTACTTCGAGTTCTACGCCGGCGCGGTCGACAAGCTGCACGGCCAGACCATCCCCTACAACCCCGGCTACACCGTGCTGACCGTGCGCGAGCCGCACGGCGTGACCGGCCACATCATCCCGTGGAACTACCCGCTGCAGATCTTCGGGCGCAGCGTCGGTGCGGCGCTGGCCGCCGGCAACGCGTGCGTGGTCAAGCCGGCCGAGGATGCGTGCCTGTCTCTGCTGCGCGTGGCGGAGATCGCCGCGGAAGCCGGCCTGCCCGAAGGCGCGCTCAATATCATCACCGGCTATGGCCATGAAGCCGGCGCCGCGCTGGCGCGCCACCCGGGCATCCACCATATCTCGTTCACCGGCTCGCCGCAGACCGGCAAGCTGGTGTCGCAGCTGGCCGCCGAGAACCACGTGCCGGTCACGCTGGAACTGGGCGGCAAGTCGCCGCAGATCGTGTTTGCCGATGCCGACCTCGACGCGGTGGTGCCGGTGGTGGTCAACGGCATCGTGCAGAACGCCGGCCAGACTTGCTCGGCCGGCAGCCGCCTGCTGGTTGAGCGTCCGGTCTATGACGCGCTGCTCGACCGGCTGGCGTCGGTGTTCGAGTCGCTGCGCGTGGGCCCGTCCGAGCTGGACCTGGAGTGCGGCCCGCTGATCAGCCGCAAGCAGCAGCAGCGCGTGTGGGACTTCGTCTCGGACGCGCAGCACGCCGGCGTGGCGGTGATGGCGCAGGGCCAGATCGTGGCCGAGGCGCCCGAGGCCGGCTACTACCAGGTGCCGATGCTGTTCCGCGACGTGCCGCCGGCGCACCGGCTGGCGCAGGAAGAAGTGTTCGGCCCGCTGCTGGCCGCGATGCCGTTCGACACCGAGGCCGAGGCCATCGCGCTGGCCAACGGCACGCCCTACGGGCTGGTCGCCGGGGTCTGGACCCGCGACGGCGGGCGCCAGCTGCGCCTGGCGCACAAGCTGCGCGCGGGCCAGGTCTTTATCAACAACTACGGCGCCGGCGGCGGCGTCGAACTGCCCTTCGGCGGCAGCGGCCAGTCCGGCTACGGCCGCGAGAAGGGCTTCGAGGCCCTGTACGGATTCACCACACTGAAAACTATCGCCATTCAACATGGGTAA
- the ppa gene encoding inorganic diphosphatase, translating into MSFNLVSPGKDIPNDFNVIIEISAQSDPVKYEADKETGLLFVDRFIGTGMRYPANYGYIPQTLSGDGDPVDVLVLSPFPILAGAVVRCRALGMLKMTDEAGVDAKLVAVPVDKLSPATAYMKGLSDVPQNQLDQIKHFFEHYKALEAGKWVKVEGWAGIEEAHKEITDGVANYKK; encoded by the coding sequence ATGAGCTTCAATCTCGTATCCCCGGGCAAGGACATCCCCAACGATTTCAACGTCATCATCGAGATCTCGGCCCAGAGCGATCCGGTGAAGTACGAGGCCGACAAGGAAACCGGCCTGCTGTTCGTCGACCGCTTTATCGGCACCGGCATGCGCTATCCGGCCAACTACGGCTACATCCCGCAGACGCTGTCGGGCGACGGCGACCCGGTCGACGTGCTGGTGCTGTCCCCGTTCCCGATCCTGGCTGGCGCCGTGGTGCGCTGCCGTGCACTCGGCATGTTGAAGATGACCGACGAAGCCGGCGTGGACGCAAAGCTGGTCGCCGTGCCCGTGGACAAGCTGTCGCCGGCCACCGCCTACATGAAGGGCCTGTCGGACGTGCCGCAGAACCAGCTGGACCAGATCAAGCACTTCTTTGAGCACTACAAGGCACTGGAAGCCGGCAAGTGGGTCAAGGTCGAAGGCTGGGCCGGCATCGAGGAAGCCCACAAGGAAATCACCGACGGCGTGGCCAACTACAAGAAGTAA
- a CDS encoding cytochrome b: protein MPSLSELQASPQTFSSSSRYDRLAVSLHWIVFVLVALAYAAIELKGSFAKGTPPRALAMAVHEWAGALVLVLAVPRLLWRLLRGAPAPEPGARWMQLAGAAMHWVLYLFILAQPLLGLLAMNAGGHLLALPSLGIEVPALVAADPALKDTVKELHETLGTAFYLVIGLHAMAALFHHYMLGDNTLRRMWR from the coding sequence ATGCCTTCCCTCTCCGAACTCCAGGCATCGCCGCAGACTTTTTCGTCATCGTCCCGCTACGACCGGCTCGCGGTGTCGCTCCATTGGATCGTGTTCGTGCTGGTGGCGCTGGCCTATGCCGCGATCGAGCTGAAGGGCAGTTTCGCCAAGGGCACGCCGCCGCGCGCGCTGGCCATGGCGGTGCATGAATGGGCCGGCGCGCTGGTGCTGGTGCTGGCGGTGCCGCGCCTGCTGTGGCGGCTGCTGCGCGGCGCGCCCGCGCCGGAGCCCGGCGCGCGCTGGATGCAGCTGGCCGGCGCGGCCATGCACTGGGTGCTTTACCTGTTTATCCTGGCGCAGCCGCTGCTGGGCCTGCTGGCGATGAATGCCGGCGGCCACCTGCTGGCGCTGCCTTCGCTTGGGATCGAAGTGCCGGCGCTGGTCGCGGCCGACCCGGCGCTGAAGGACACCGTCAAGGAGCTTCACGAAACCCTGGGCACCGCGTTCTACCTGGTTATCGGGCTGCACGCGATGGCGGCGCTGTTCCACCACTACATGCTGGGCGACAACACGCTGCGGCGCATGTGGCGCTGA